From Bacillota bacterium:
AATGTCCTTGTCGTTGCGTCCGCCGCATTTCCGTCATTGTCGCTTATGTTCACAGTGATAGTGTGCTGACCGTCCGCTAAAGCCGTCTGAGGTATGTATGTGACATCATACCCGCCTGTGACAGCTGTGCATGTAACGCCTGTAGATGTGTTCGTAACCGCTGACCCGCTGTCTATCTTGATGGACAGTGTGGAAATGCTGATGCCGCTGTCGTTATCCCTCAGCTGGATCGAAATGCTCGGCTTATTGTTTGTGATATATGACCCTGCGCCCGGGTTCACGATCGTGATCGTCGGTTTGACCTTTTCCTTTACGGTCAGTCTTAAACTTGTTCCAAGCGTAGCGTCAGACTGATTCACCGTTGTCGTATTTCCGGCATTATCTGTCACTGCCACCTGAACACCGTAATATCCGCCGCTTTTGGTGAATGAAGATGTGCTGGGCGCTGTCAGTGTCGCTTCCCACTTTCCTGATGTCGAGTTATATGTGAGGCTATACTCAGTGCCGTTTACAGTCGCTTTTACCGTTTGTATCGCCATTGCTTCCACTCCTTTCTTTGCATAATAAAAAAACACCTGCTTTCACAAGTGTTTTTATCAAAAATTATAAGACTGTATCAACTGAATATTATCATTCAGAATAGTCTCCATTCTTATGGCGTTCCTCTACTTCTTTTAAATGTTCTGCCCAGTCTTTCGTAAAACGTTCTTTGATGTCTTCGGGCGTGTCAGGTTTAAAGTAAATTGTATCGTCCGGAAGTATCATATAATAACCCGCTGCATATTCAAACAATGGCTTTATTCGATACATCTAACTAAATCCTTTCATAAAAAATTTAACAATTGATTTAGCGACTTTTGATTTATGTTTTCCAAAATAATAATTTCCGAAGCTTTGCGCAATTAATTCTTCGCCGCTTTCACTTGCCCGTTGACCAAGTTCATTATATATTTTATGAAAAATCTCCTCAAAGCTTTCATCTGTAAAAGCTTGCAAGTAGATTTCCTGTGATATTTTTTTACGTTCCGACTGAAAAATCGAAACTTGTATAGATGATAAATTTTTCCCATTAACATATCCGGCTCTGTTCAATGCAAGCAGCTGATGTGCCGCATGCCCCAACTCATGAGCAACAAGGCTTCCAATGTTTTCAGTTTGATAGCTGATACCCTCTGTATAATGGTCATGAAGCACCTGCATAGTCCCTTTAGTATCTGAAAAACACCCGGAATCAAGCACGACAGAATCAGTGACTTTACCAGTTCTATCGATACTAAAGCGGTTCTCAGCAACCGCACCGTTCAAGTCTCCGAATGATATATCCGAAACAAAACCATTCAAACCCGGAAAATCTTTGGTGACAGTGTCACTTGCTTTTTTGATGTCAGACAGAGTCTTTACAGAAATATCGCCGTTTTCGATGATATGGATATTGTTAGTTCTATATGATTCTATTATATCCAGTTTTTCTCTTTCGTCAACTTTACTTGCAAAAGATTTTTTCCAGTCCTTATAGGTCATATCAGACGGGACATCGTATGTCTTGCCTTCACTGTCCCTTGCGGCTCTTTCACCGTAGTCGTCCTCAAAATAAGGAACTGTGACGGTCCTGCACCAAGGGTGAAAAGGTGGAGCAGTAAGCCCGATCTCATAGTCTTTCATTGCAAAGACCTGCCCATCGAGATCCTCACAGATCTCGCTTGTACGCAGATCCAGTGTTGCGACCAGCTGATACTTTTCAACGTCAAGATCATTAAAGCAGTCTTGCTGTGACTTTGAAGCAAAAAAGGCTGACTCTGTCATGATCAGCCTTCCCGCCTTATTCTTACTTACTGTAAACTGATTTGAGATCCTGTTTATTGCCTTTGTCGGTGCATCGCCTCTTATGATCGCCTGGGTGAGCTCCGTGTGAACTGTATTGACAAGCTGCTGCTTATTCGTCCAGCACCTGTCTTTGAACGTCTTATTGTCTGCCGTCCATGGCTTAGAAACCACTGCGGAAACTTGCTTTTCATTTAACGGCTGAAGATCCCATCCGACGTTGAAGCCTCTCTGTATCTCATAGGCGGTATGGTAATAGCCGTCTGAATAGATCTTCCTTGCCAGCTCGTCTATGCCGTCGACCTGATTTCCGAATAACACCTCTGCCTGCTGCTGTATCTGCAGTTTCAGCGCTTCAAGTCTTGTTATATGCGCCTTTGCCGAGGCATTTTCAAGTTCCTTCATCCAGCGCTGATCTAGGGCATTCTCTTTTCCGTATTTTATGTATTCCTCTATGTCCCACTTTAGTTCCTTAAGCTGACTGCTGTTTAAAAGCCGCTTTGCTTCTAAGAGACTAATTTCATTGTTTTCGGCAAAT
This genomic window contains:
- a CDS encoding Ig-like domain-containing protein — translated: MAIQTVKATVNGTEYSLTYNSTSGKWEATLTAPSTSSFTKSGGYYGVQVAVTDNAGNTTTVNQSDATLGTSLRLTVKEKVKPTITIVNPGAGSYITNNKPSISIQLRDNDSGISISTLSIKIDSGSAVTNTSTGVTCTAVTGGYDVTYIPQTALADGQHTITVNISDNDGNAADATTRTFNVDTLPPSLNVSTPADGLVTNNPAGTVSGTTNDELSSPVTVTIKLNSVDQGTVTVSSGAFSKAVTYAEGTNTIVITAKDALGQATTITRTVTLDTTPPSITAIELVPNPVDAGATYVIKVTVTG
- a CDS encoding minor capsid protein, producing MAMKARNYWQKRFEMLEEAQLKTGQAYYSEAEKQFTRAAANVEKEISNWYRRFAENNEISLLEAKRLLNSSQLKELKWDIEEYIKYGKENALDQRWMKELENASAKAHITRLEALKLQIQQQAEVLFGNQVDGIDELARKIYSDGYYHTAYEIQRGFNVGWDLQPLNEKQVSAVVSKPWTADNKTFKDRCWTNKQQLVNTVHTELTQAIIRGDAPTKAINRISNQFTVSKNKAGRLIMTESAFFASKSQQDCFNDLDVEKYQLVATLDLRTSEICEDLDGQVFAMKDYEIGLTAPPFHPWCRTVTVPYFEDDYGERAARDSEGKTYDVPSDMTYKDWKKSFASKVDEREKLDIIESYRTNNIHIIENGDISVKTLSDIKKASDTVTKDFPGLNGFVSDISFGDLNGAVAENRFSIDRTGKVTDSVVLDSGCFSDTKGTMQVLHDHYTEGISYQTENIGSLVAHELGHAAHQLLALNRAGYVNGKNLSSIQVSIFQSERKKISQEIYLQAFTDESFEEIFHKIYNELGQRASESGEELIAQSFGNYYFGKHKSKVAKSIVKFFMKGFS